The DNA window tatgacttaatatttattattcaatatatcCTATTAGTAAACGAaggatagaaagatagatagatagatagatagatagattcaaaataaaattaaaaatataatgacataTATTACAGTCATAGATCACTCCAGCACCATCTTTATTCACACTTCATTTAAGCATGAGTATTAGACACCAATAGACAAGAAATAATGGGTAGCTCTATACAAACACAGCACAGTGAGGATTGATGGGTGTATACATGAGTATATACATGAGGAATGAGTATACAACACAGATCTAGATGTGAACaattaaataactttttgtgTTTAGCCTTGATACTCACGCGATTCACCTTGTACAACAACATGTACAACACACTTTAGGCAACTTTTGCAAAGTTTTGTTGAAATTCTGAAAATGCATTCAGCTTTTTAATGGTTGGTACACAACACTTAAGAATTGTGATGTCACTTTTAGGGCAACTTTTGCAAAGTTTTGTTGAAATTCTGAAAATGCATTCAGCTTTTTAATGGTTGGTACACAACACTTAAGAATTGTGATGTCACTTTTAGGTTGCTGTGATGTTTAGAAGTATTGCAGCATGTACTGACACCCACCTATGGCTTTCCGTGTTTTCCCCCTAAGTAGGAATTGCTGCAAGTTCTCTTTATATCCCTTTTATTTCTCCACTGATAGTTTTTGCACTCCTTTGCTGCTCTCTGAAGCCCCTAGAATTACCCTGTAGGGTAGGAAAAATAATTGTGTGATCCCTCTCCCACAATGCAGTCACCATGCTCTTAACTCTTAACCctgtacatttcttttaaagtttaaacattaacattaacaatttttttccccagatatataaaagaataaaaaatcatgtttttaatgCAATCTGAGACCTCCTGGGAGGACACACCTTCTCTGTTTGTCCTAATTGTGGTATGTAAGTATTGGTGACAGTGCAAGTTGGATATCAAGAGAGCCTGTCACTTAAACTCTGGGCATTTCAAGAGGTTTACTTTGAAATACTTTTGTTATAGAAAATGGCCAAACTATTTTGCAAACTAGGTTACTTACTTACCTATTTAGTTTATGCAGTGGTCAACATTTGAGTTCATCTACACAAGTTCCAAGCTGGTAAAATGGCAAATGTAACAAATGAAGTTAAGTTTATCTTGCATGGATTTGGAAAGCTGCGTAACCCAGTTCCAATCTTCACAATCTTCctgatcatttttattgttacattgtgtGGAAACCTTCTGATTATTCTACTAGTTTATAGATTTCCCCAGCTCCATACCCCTATGTACTTCTTTCTGACTCATTTGTCTATATGTGATATTGTGTTTACTACTAATATTGTACCCGACATGCTGAATATTATATTAAAGGGTATGGATAGAATTTCCAGGATAAGATGTATCTCTCAGTTCTATGTCTATGGCTTGTCAATGGTTGCAGAATGTTTCATTCTCACAGCTATGTCTTATGATCGCTATCTGGCCATCACTAAACCCTTGCATTACACATCTGTTATGAACCTTGGTTTTTGCCTTAGGCTGGTGTGTAGCTGCTGGCTGATTGGGGCTCTGTCAACTTTAATCACACTTCTCATGATATTCTTGCAATCTTTTTGTGGTCCTAAAGACATTGACCATTTTATCTGTGATGTTGCACCTCTTCTTAAACTGTCCTGCTCGGACACCTTCAATGTAGAAGTAGTCGTTTTTCTACTTTCCATTCCATTGGTAGTCATTCCATTCATTATGGTAACATATATTTGCATCTTCATAACCATAGCTAATATACGCTCTtctaaaggaaggaagaaaacgTTCTCTACCTGCAGCTCACATCTGACCTCAGTCATTACTTATTATGGAACCCTCATCACAATTTATGTGGTTCCGAATAGAGGGCATACAACAACTATAAATAAAATCCTGTTTCTGCTATACACCGTGGTAACGCCATTGTTTAATCCAATCATTTATAGTATAAGAAGCCAGGAGATTAGGAAAGTTATTAGGATGGTGTGGAAGATGGTTtggattaaaacatttaaattgggaAGAACATTCTTTTCTACATCAGATCCATCACAATGCAAACTCAAATAGGAACTTCTGTCGGATAAGACTCTAGGCCAGTgtgtcaacctttttaacatgagggagcccttgaaataa is part of the Pyxicephalus adspersus chromosome 3, UCB_Pads_2.0, whole genome shotgun sequence genome and encodes:
- the LOC140325371 gene encoding olfactory receptor 11L1-like, which codes for MLNIILKGMDRISRIRCISQFYVYGLSMVAECFILTAMSYDRYLAITKPLHYTSVMNLGFCLRLVCSCWLIGALSTLITLLMIFLQSFCGPKDIDHFICDVAPLLKLSCSDTFNVEVVVFLLSIPLVVIPFIMVTYICIFITIANIRSSKGRKKTFSTCSSHLTSVITYYGTLITIYVVPNRGHTTTINKILFLLYTVVTPLFNPIIYSIRSQEIRKVIRMVWKMVWIKTFKLGRTFFSTSDPSQCKLK